A part of Methanobacterium bryantii genomic DNA contains:
- a CDS encoding DUF1616 domain-containing protein, whose translation MNKLFQKDIIFVILLALIPLILTLIKGSGKYIEVVIPFVVLMFFLPGYAIFRAAYPKKTGYAAKIVVGIVLSIVILALLTSTTNPNKIHMKSLIQTLAEITLFFAVVAYIREFSGFKNKENRYITCKSCGGYYKLKEDESLDDFGACRCGGELKYAPKYFKPEK comes from the coding sequence ATGAACAAACTTTTCCAGAAGGACATAATATTCGTGATTTTACTTGCCCTTATTCCATTAATACTCACTTTAATTAAGGGTTCAGGTAAATATATTGAAGTAGTAATCCCCTTTGTTGTTCTTATGTTCTTTTTACCAGGGTATGCTATCTTTAGAGCAGCATATCCTAAAAAAACAGGGTATGCGGCAAAAATTGTAGTAGGTATTGTGCTGAGCATTGTCATACTGGCCTTACTGACTTCAACTACAAATCCCAACAAAATTCACATGAAATCATTGATACAGACACTCGCTGAAATCACACTATTTTTTGCAGTTGTTGCATACATACGTGAATTTTCAGGTTTTAAAAATAAAGAAAACAGATATATTACATGTAAAAGCTGCGGCGGCTATTATAAACTTAAAGAAGATGAATCACTAGATGATTTTGGGGCCTGCAGGTGCGGCGGCGAGTTAAAATATGCACCTAAATATTTTAAACCTGAAAAATAA
- a CDS encoding CARDB domain-containing protein — protein MRKYIFLGLMCIVSLFLCGSAAAADTPTADFSSNVTSGTAPLSVQFTDQSTGSPTSYAWDFGDGTTSTEQNPKHTYKTSGTYTVTQTVTNDAGTDDEIKTDYITVKEKADLNVSSVSGPTNGTKGKQISISSTIKNQGGSTASNFVVRYLLSTDAKFGGDYWLGDVTINSLDAGASLTSTNTFTIPRTATEYTSKVLYAGNYYILCYIDRTNTVDEYNELNNILTSTETIKITNAPDLTVTSVSGPSTGVKGKQISIDSTIKNQGDSIATNFVVRYLLSTDTKFGNDYWLGDVTIGSITNGTSLTSTNTFTIPTTATAYTPKVLYAGNYYILCYIDRYNVEDEIDESNNILASTKTVTITEAPDLIVNSVSESTTNTKSEETSMSKGDEISVDNTIKNQGGAAATNFVVRYLLSTDTKFGNDYWLGDITIDSLAAGESLTLTNTFTIPTTATEYTSKVIPAGNYYILCYIDRYNTIDEYNELNNVLATVGTITIT, from the coding sequence GTGAGAAAATATATATTTTTGGGACTAATGTGCATTGTATCTCTTTTTTTATGCGGAAGTGCAGCTGCTGCCGATACACCTACAGCCGATTTTTCTTCAAACGTGACAAGCGGCACAGCACCGTTAAGCGTGCAGTTTACTGACCAATCCACAGGAAGCCCAACAAGTTATGCATGGGACTTCGGAGACGGTACCACCTCAACAGAACAGAACCCCAAACACACTTACAAAACATCAGGGACATACACTGTAACCCAAACCGTTACCAATGACGCGGGAACTGATGATGAAATAAAAACAGATTATATAACTGTAAAAGAAAAAGCGGATCTAAACGTTTCTTCTGTTAGCGGTCCCACCAATGGAACAAAAGGTAAACAAATTTCAATAAGCAGTACCATAAAAAACCAGGGAGGATCTACAGCAAGTAATTTCGTTGTAAGGTATTTACTTTCAACTGATGCCAAATTTGGTGGAGATTACTGGCTTGGAGACGTGACTATAAACAGTTTAGATGCTGGAGCAAGTCTTACATCAACAAACACATTCACAATACCTAGAACAGCGACAGAATATACTTCTAAAGTATTGTATGCTGGAAATTACTATATATTATGTTACATTGACAGAACCAACACAGTAGATGAATATAACGAATTAAACAATATATTAACTTCAACAGAGACAATAAAAATAACAAATGCACCAGATTTAACAGTTACTTCTGTTAGTGGACCATCTACTGGAGTAAAAGGTAAACAGATTTCAATAGACAGCACCATAAAAAATCAGGGAGACTCAATAGCAACTAATTTCGTTGTAAGGTATTTACTTTCAACTGATACCAAATTTGGAAATGATTACTGGCTCGGAGACGTAACAATAGGCAGTATAACTAATGGAACAAGTCTTACATCAACAAACACATTCACAATACCTACAACAGCAACAGCCTATACTCCTAAAGTATTGTATGCTGGAAATTACTATATCTTATGCTACATTGACAGATACAACGTTGAAGATGAAATTGATGAATCAAATAATATATTAGCTTCAACAAAAACAGTAACAATAACAGAAGCACCAGATTTAATAGTTAATTCTGTTAGTGAATCTACTACTAATACAAAGAGTGAAGAAACTTCAATGAGTAAAGGCGATGAAATTTCAGTAGACAACACTATAAAAAATCAGGGAGGCGCAGCAGCAACTAATTTCGTTGTAAGGTATTTACTTTCAACTGATACCAAATTTGGAAATGATTACTGGCTCGGAGACATAACAATTGACAGTCTGGCTGCTGGAGAAAGTCTTACATTAACAAACACATTCACAATACCTACAACAGCAACAGAATATACTTCCAAAGTGATACCTGCAGGAAATTATTACATACTATGTTACATCGACAGATACAACACCATAGATGAATACAATGAATTAAATAATGTATTAGCAACAGTAGGAACAATAACTATAACATAA